ACCAGTAGCTCCCCTTACCAAGAGTTTCTATGGAGAATGCATCATCCCGGAAATATTGATGCCCCATCGTATAGGAGTTTTTCTAAGGGAACCCCCACCTTCACTGCCCACACCCATATGCCCCGCAACTGCTATAACTCTGCCACTCTTTGCATGCATGGAAATACTCATTATTGGACAGGAAAAATGATTAATCCTAGTTGTCCTGGAGGACTTGGAGTCACTGTCTGTTGGACTTACTTCACCCATACTGGTATGTCTGATGGGGGTGGAGTTCAagatgaggcaagagaaaaacATGTAAAAGAAGTAATCTCCCAACTGACCCAGGTACATAGCACCTCTAGCCCCTACAAAGGACTAGATCTCTCAAAACTACATGAAACCCTCCGTACCCATACTCGCCTGGTAAGCCTATTTAATACCACCCTCACTGGGCTCCATGAGGTCTCGGCCCAAAACCCTACTAACTGTTGGATGTGCCTCCCCCTGGCCTTCAGGCCATATGTTTCAATCCCTGTACCTGAACAATGGAACAACTTCAGCACAGAAATAAACACTACTTCCGTTTTAGTAGGACCTCTTGTTTCCAATCTGGAAATAACCCATACCTCAAACCTCACCTGTGTAAAATTTAGCAATACTACAAACACAACCAACTCCCAATGCATCAGGTGGGTAACTCCTCCCACACAAGTAGTCTGCCTACCCTCAGGAATATTTTTTGTCTGTGGTACCTCAGCCTATCGTTGTTTGAATGGCTCTTCAGAATCTATGTGCTTCCTCTCATTCTTAGTGCCCCCTATGACCATCTACACTGAACAAGATTTATACAATTATGTCGTATCTAAGCCCCGTAACAAAAGAGTACCCATTCTTCcttttgttatggcagcaggAGTGCTAGGTGCACTAGGTACTGGCATTGGTGGTATCACAACCTCTACTCAGTTCTACTacaaactatctcaagaactAAATGGGGACATGGAACGGGTCGCCGACTCCCTGGTCACCTTGCAAGATCAACTTAACTCCATAGCAGCAGTAGTCCTTCAAAATCGAAGAGCTTTAGACTTGCTAACCGCCGAAAGAGGGGGAACCTGTTTATTTTTAGGGGAAGAATGCTGTTATTATGTTAATCAATCCGGAATTGTCACTGAGAAAGTTAAAGAAATTCGAGATCGAATACAACGTAGAGCAGAGGAGCTTCGAAACATTGGACCCTGGGGCCTCTTCAGCCAATGGATGCCCTGGATTCTCCCCTTCTTAGGACCTCTAGCAGCTATAATATTGCTACTTCTCTTTGgaccctgtatctttaacctccttgttaactttgtctcttccagaatcgaagctgtaaaactacaaatgGAGCCCAAGATGCAGTCCAAGACTAAGATCTACCACAGACCCCTGGACTGGCCTGCTAGCCCACGATCTGATGTTAATGACATCAAAGGCACCCCTcctgaggaaatctcaactgcacaaccTCTACTAcgccccaattcagcaggaagcagttagagcgGTCGtcggccaacctccccaacagcacttaggttttcctgttgagatgggggactgagagacaggactagctggatttcctaggcctactaagaatccctaagcctagctgggaaggtgaccacatccacctttaaacacgggacttgcaacttagctcacacctgaccaatcagagagctcactaaaatgctaattaggcaaaaacaggaggtaaagaaatagccaatcatctattgcctgagagcacagcaggagggacaatgatcgggatataaacccaggcctTCGAGCCAGCaacggcaaccccctttgggtcccctccctttgtatgggagctctgttttcatgctatttcactctattaaatcttgcaactgcactcttctggtccatgtttgttacggcttgagctgagcttttgctcgctgtccaccactgctgtttgccgccACCGCAGACCCGCCACTGACTCCCATCCCTCCGGATCCTGCAGGGTGTCCACTGTGTTCCTGATCCAGCGAGGTGCCCATTGCCGCTCCCAAtcaggctaaaggcttgccattgttcctgcatcaCTAAGTGTCCAGGTTCGtcctaattgagctgaacactagtcactgggttccacggttctcttctgtgacccacagcttctaatagagctataacactcaccacatggcccaaggttccattccttgaatccatgaggccaagaaccccaggtcagagaacatgaggcttgccaccatcttggaagcagcccgccaccatcttggaagcagctcaccaccatcttgggagctctgtgaGCAAGGACCCCCAAGTAACACAATCATGAGGGTGAAAACGCATGGGCCACTAATGGTAGAGCAAGAAAACAGAAAGGCCTTGGTTCCTCGAAGGCATCAGTGAGCTGAAAGGCCTGCCCTGGACGTCCTACTCCTAGGCGTTTTTCTGCCTGAAGCAGATTAAACTCTTTGTTCACTTCTCTAAGTAGAGCTCCTATTACAGCCCAAATCAATCCCCACCCCAGATGACGTCATCCTATTGATACCTCTCGAAGTCTTCCTGTCCTTAAACTTCCAGCTTCCCCAAAACCCCACAGAAGATCAGCAGTCTGCTCTGCCAAGGGAGCCTGGGCCTGACTGGCATAGCTCTCCCTTACAATAGTAAGCAATTAATTCAGCTTTGCAACTTGATCAGTCCAAAGTGGCTGCCAGTTTGAAAATCTCAGAAAGGTACCATATGTGCTAAGAGAAGCCCTGACATGAGGGCCTAAGCCAAAAGTTGGCCCACATCCTTCCTCTTCCAAATTTAGAATGGGCACTGTAAGgataaatatgaatttaaaataataagtttaaTTCCACCTGTTGAAAATGAGGCAAGAAATTTTCCTCTCCTCCCTTTATGTCAGGTTATTACTTGAGAAAACTTGTATGCACTTTCTCAGtctctttgaaatatatatatatatatatatatttttttttttttttgaaacggagttttgttcttgtttccaggctagagtgcaatggcgcaatctcggctcactgcaacctctgcctccgggttcaagtgattctcctgcctcagcctccccagtagctaggattacaggcatgtgtcaccatgcccggctaatttttttgtatttttagaagagacagttttcaccatgttggccaggctggtttcgaactcctgacctcaggtgatccacccaccttggcctcccaaagtgctgggattataggcatgagccatcgtgcccagcctgaaatatatatatatagatagatatatatatttaaaaactgaatCAGCCTTTTGTCAGCTTTATGACCtaggaatgtctttctcaaggacctgggaaATGTAAACATTACCAGATAGCATACTTATCTTCCAGTTTCTGTGGGAGGGTAACAGCCTAATCTTAACGAGTGCCTTGCACCAAGCTATAAAAGTAACTCCTGTTTCCACACTCCCCCACCCCCGAAAAGTTGATATCTTAGATAACACAAGTGGTCACATCAATGATCAGGTAAAGTTAGGATGAACTGTGTGACCAATGGTGCTGTCAAGTTCTCTTAGTTGAGGACTATTTATCTCGAAAACATACAAGTAATGGGCTGCACCTGCTTGGCTGTATAAAATGGTGAAATTTCCTTCTGTCTTTGTGATCTCTTAGCAAAGTGCCTGTGATGTGCATCACATTCTCATTTAACTTTCATTCAATAATAAAGCTTTTCTTTCTCTACTGCCTTCATGGAGAGGATTTCTGGGTTGAGAGAAGACtttgtttattaaattatatttcccCAACAGCACCTTCACCCTTTATTCTAAAATtgctggctgagtgtggtggcttatgcctgtaatcacaaccctttgggaggccaaggtgggaggactgcttgaggccaggagtttgagaactaGCCTaagcaatatagggagaccccgtctcttaaaaaaaaaaaaaaaaagctgggcgtggtagtgcacaactgtggtcccagctacccaggaggctgaggtaggaggatcacttgagcctgggaggtggaggctgtagtgagcagtgatcacaacagtgcactccagcccgggtgacagtgcaagaacctgtttcaaaaaaaaataaaaataaaattgctgtcTTTTTCACTCACACCTTCATTATTCATGGGGAGAAGTATGTAAGGTctaacagtctttttgtaataaACCTCCCCACTTCCACTCATCTTCTGCTAACCAGAAGTAGAGATGATGTTATGTGAAGTTGAGGTTAAGattgtagcttttcttttttcttttttttttgagaccgagtctcactctgtcggcccaggctggagtacaatggcgcgatcttggctcactgcaacctctgctgcccaggttcaagcgattctcctgcctcagcctcctgagtagctgggattacagggacgtgccaccacgccgggctaatttttgtatttttagtagagacgaggtttcaccatgttgaccaggctggtcttgaactccaggcctcaggtgatgcgcccgcctcggcctcccaaagtgctgggattacaggcatgagccaccatgcctggcagattGTAGTTTTGTTTATAGTTGGTAATTACTTCACGCCAGTCTGTCATGTTTAATAAACAACACAGGTTaagtgattgtttttcttttttttttgagatggagtttccctcttgtcacccaggctagagtgcaatggcgtgatcttggctcactgcaaccttcacctcccagattcaagtgattctcctgcctcagcctccggagtagctgggattacaggcaccggccaccaaagccagctaatttttgtatttttagtagagatggggtttcaccatgttggccaggctggtctcaaactcctgacctcaggtgatccacccacctcagcctccctaagtgccaggattataggcgtaagccactgcacccagccaattgcCTCTTcttcaacagaaaagaaaatgaaactatgTAAGTTCAGCTATGTGCAGGGATGCTTTAGAAAtaacatttagatttttaatttgtattagaTTCTTTGGACCTAGTACTGTATTTTTCACAGTAGCATTTACCCAATTTCTTTCAGATCCTACGTATGGCAGTTCAGCAGTGacatttccatgtattttcttAACTTCTTTAGGCTTCATTTTTCCTATCTGTAGAATGAGGGAGTTAGATTAGATGGTCTCTAAATCCGTATGTCTACAAAGAATATGAATCtttgaaaaattgttttctttatctgGATCACAAGCCACTATCAATCTATGAGAATCTGCACTGGAGTTGAAGAAACAAGCTTTATTcacaaaatcaaattttatttgcCTAGAAATGTTCAGCTTACAAAACCTGACATGAACTCTTTGGAAGCTCCTCTATGGCATTATTCTGATGCTCAGGTCATCAACATGCTGGGACAATCCCTTGCGTAACCTCTGTGCTCAGGGGCCCTGCCTGAGGACGCTGGCAGGATTCTCTGGCTTGCTCTGAAAAACGATGCCTTTGCTGAAGCCACTCTTCTGGTTGTCCTTTTATGGTCTGTCCCCATTTCAGTGATTCCCCTGCAAGCTGAAGCATGCAGCAGTTAGACCAGTTTTTCCATTCTTCTTAATTCCCAAGGCCCTTTCCTAGACTTTCATAATGTAAGACACAAGGACAGATAATTATTATTTCTAGGCTTCGGATATTTGTGCAGAGGACCAGAGTTGAGAAAGGGAGCCTTGACTGTGGTAGGCCTGAATGTGTTCTAAGTTTGGACATGACCTCAGAGTGAGCACTGAGGCTGGCCCACAGGCCAGAAACCCACAAAAACATGGCTGCCCATCTTGCCCACCTGCCTCACAGTTCGTCCCATAAAAGCATTAAATTAGGAGACAGAAATCAACTGGGTGCAGTTTTGTTACTGCATTGCATGTCTCCTGAGTTCTCAAATCCGTATTTTCAATTATCTAATGGATATTCAAGTCCAGGAGATGGCTCACAGTCCTCACAttacaaaacagaacaaacaccTCACATCACCTGCATATCTCCACCTAGCCTTGTTTACTAACtgggagatttttaaattataagaatCAAGTAGGATCTTTGCCCAcgtatttttaaagattttttcacCTACCACAAAGTTGTACTCAACACCTTCCTTAATTCATCCTCCTCACTCAGTCTCTATTTACAACTGGTTATTAAATTCTGTTGACTTTTATCTCCtatatatctctttttaaaatattatggtaaaatatgcCTAACAAAACTTacaattttaaccttttttttgagatgaagtctcgctctgtcacccaggctggagtgcagtggcgcaatctcaactcactgcaacttctgcctcctgggttcaagcaattcctagGCCTCatcctcccagcagctgggagtacaggcacctaccaccacacttgactaatttttgtatttttaatagagatggcgtttcgccatgttggccaggctggtccttaactcctgacctcaacttatctgcctgccttggcctcccaaagtgctgggattacaggcatgagccaccgcacccaggcatcaaccttttttttttttttttttttttttttgagacagaatctggctctgttgcccaggctggagtgcagtggcgcgatctcagctcactgcaagctctgcctcccgggtcacaccattctcctgcctcagcctcctgagtagctgggaccacaggcgcccgccaccatgcccggctaatttttttttttttttttgtattttttagtagagacggggtttcaccatgttagccagaatggtctcaatctcctgacctcatgatctgcctgccttggcctcccaaagttctgggatcacaggcatgagccactgcgccagcccggtattaaccatttttaagtgtacaatttagtgtcattaagtacattcatcATGTTGACTACTGTCACTACCcatttccagaattttttcaaAATCACTCCAAACCGAAAATTTGTATCCACAATACCCCTCTTCCCCCAACCATGGTAACCTCTAATGTTCTGTCTCTATGACataatttgcctattctaggtaacTAACtcttataagtggaattatacaatatttgtccttttaagTTTGGCTTATTTCCATtaacatgttttcaaggttcatcattatagcatgtatcagaatttcattccttctatggctgaataatatcccactgCACGACCTCACCATGTTTTGATCATCCATTCGTCTGCTGATGGGTCCTTGTGTTGTTTCTATCTATCTCTGTCAGCtcgggctgctgtaacaaaataccgtagcctgagtggtttaaacaacacatattcatttctcacagttctggatgctgagAACCCAAGACCAAGGTGCTAGCAGATTTGGGTTCTGGTGAGAGCTCTCTTCCTGGCTGTGGCCACCTTCTGGCTGTCTTCTTACATAgtgaggagagaaaggaaggcttTGGTCTGTTCTCCTCTTCCTAAAAGGACACTAATTCCACTatgggggctccaccctcatgacctcgtCAAAATCTGattacctctcaaaggccctaCTCCCCTAATACCATTGCCTTGGGGGCCAGGGCTTTAACATATGAACTTGGGGCATGGGGATCAGGCACACATTCAGCCTGTAACACCATTTAGATTACCATCTTTGGGcctaaatatctattttaaagttgtatttttttcctgattacatAAGTAGTGGATGCTAGTAATATaaacttcaaaatttttaaaagcataaagaaTATTAAACTGACTGTAATTCCAACTATgcttgttattttgtttgttccaGTTTTctttatatgcatatgtatgcatgtgtatatgtgtgtgttttgttttttttttttacaaaatcagAATCATTATGTAGTTGTATCCAGGTTTTACActaaacattttataaactttttttgcgttattaaaaattatttgtaaatggtatttctgatgaCTGCATAAAATTctataagaaaaatatcaaaattcatTTTCCTATTGTTGGACCTTTAGATTGTTTCTGGTTTTTCACAACTTTAAATACCATTAACAACCTCTTTTTATACCCATTTTTTGGTCCACATTTTAAATCCTCTTAGCATGGATTCTTAGAATGAAATTACTGGATCAAGaagtacttttaatatttttaagattatagATACATATTGGTATTCTAAAAAGCTATGTTAATTTACATTGGCCACCAGCTGGATAGGGTGTCCCTCTGTGCCTCTGAGGTGGTCCCTAGTGGTCTCTGCCCTTGGAATTCACACCCTTGTGTGGTCCTGTGTTCACACTGTACCAGAGTTGGTCTGTGTAACCCAACAGCATATGGCAGAAGTGCTGGTATGTCCCTTCTTTCAGATTAGGTTATAGAAAAGATGGTGGCTTCCATCTTGGGTGCAACTGCACTTGCGTCTTTCTGTCACGGATCATTTGCTGTGAGCAAACCTGTGGAGGCCCACAGAGAGGAACGGAAGCTTCCTGCCAACAGCCACATGAGGGAGCTGTTTCTCCCGTTTTATTCTTTGCTTTTCAATTTagtatataaactttaaaaataatccaatCTATCTTTCCCTATATGATCTCTTTCATtactttttgatttaaaaaatgtatcaaagTACTACATATTCATAGCAAAAAGATGGCCAAATAATTCTAAACAGTTCATAATGAGAAACAGTAGTTCCTTGCCTTCTCTTTCACAGTCTCAGCAACTGTTATCAGCCAGAATTtgatcagagaaacagaactactAGGAGCGATATAGAATAAGGAATCTATAAAGGAAACTTTACCTTACACAACTGTGGGAGCTTGCTCAATGCTCTGTGTAAGGCTGTTGCTTCTGTGTTTGGTGTTGTGGCCTTAAGTCAGCAGGGCAGGCAGTCTGGAAGGGAAGACAGATTTCAAGTGGAGGACAGGAAAGAAAAACTTGAACCTACATCAATCTCTTACCCTCGCCAAACCTCCAATTCAGATGACACAGGCACCCTGCAGAAGAAGCTGGTGACCTTTACCACAGAGCTAAGCATGCGCCTGGCCCAGGAGTGGCTGAAGCTGAAGGAAGTCACTCCCAAGTTCTTTCCTAGAATCATGATGTGAATataggaaaataatgaaatcactGACTTTATTTTCTCAGCTGGTCATTCACTCCCTTTCAAGGGTTTAAGAActactatttataaaatattctagaTATGTATAGACTAAAAGCCAGTGGTTGTTCACCACCAGTTGGGCAGTATGCAaacaaacgtgtgtgtgtgtgttgtgcttattgtaaaaaatttggaaaataccgCTTGTtagaaaaaatttggaaaatactgagAAGTATAAAGCCGAAAAAAGTAGCTGCAGAAAACCTCTGTTGACATGTTAAAATTCTGGAGGAATTTcgtctttttttcttgagagaaggtctcacttctatcacccaggctggagtggtggcacgatcatgggtcactgcagctcaagtgatcctccacctcagcctcctaaagtgctgggattacaggcatgagctactgtgcctgggcTCCTTCCATCTTTTATAAAAGATGCTTCTTGTTTGCAGAATTGCTATCATACAGTTCTACattctgcttttttctcttatttattgtGAACCTTTCCGCTATTACTAGCAATCTTCCTTGTGGGTCACCATTAAAAGGTGCTTAAATAAATTACCGTGCATTTGTGCATCTGACCCAATAATTAATGGCCCACCTCTTGTGGGTCATTTGGGTTCCTTCTTTTGGCACAGACCTTCTCCTGGCTTATATTTCTTGGGGGTAGGAGGTATACCCTCTTACCAAAGGTATGGCTCACACACCTGGTATGAAGTAAACAGCACAGTTCTTCAAACATGCCCAGGGCAGCCAGACAAAATCCACAAAAATGCCACTCCCTTTTCTGGGCATGACAGAAACTTTTTTCTAAGCGTATGCAATGTTTGTATGTAGACacaacacacatgcatgtgtataaagcaaataaatacatttccctCTATTGTTCATTTGATTTCACCTACTTACAGCTGAAGTGTGAAAGGCCTGGAAAAGCCTTTCACAGCCAGGAACTGGAATGGTTTGGGATAATTTCTTTCAAATACTCATATTAAGCTTTATTTGTGTTAAGAGAACTATTTAAAACTCATCTTAAAAACATCTTGtttaaaacaatcttaaaaacaATCTAATACTAACCCAGAATGTAACAATCTAAATTTTACTTGACTATTCACAATACAATTTAAAAGTTTCAGCCAAAGTTAATATGAATTAATAACTAAAATATCAACAAGCATTTTAGTTAACAGTATCTAACTCAGACCCTACACTCAGCATCTCCCATAAGCAAGAACCTGGGTTAGGTTATGTGGAAGTTACAAAGATGAGTAAATAAAACACAGCATCCCTGCCATCCCAGGAACAAAGGGATAGGAGTGAGGATGATGGAAGTAGAAACTTAAATGTGATGACAATAGGATAGAGATTGATTCCAAAAAGGCATGGGAATCTGGAAAGGTCTCAAAGAAAGAATCTGAAGTTGTTAAGAAAGGCCTTTGGAAGGTAGAATTGGAGAGAACAGTATGAACAAGGGCTCAGAGCCAGAAAAATTACGCGGGTATACAGGGGAAAGATTTTAGTGGTAATGAGGAGACAAGGCTGGGAACACAGACCAGGGCCATATGAGGTCCGGCCTCAGCAGGAGAAATGTAAGCAATGGGAACCATCACACTGGGTGAAAttcaatctttattttaaaagatggtaCACAACCATCTGCCAATTTATAAACAGATGAtcaatttatagatttttaaagtctacattttaataaatattttacattgtgTTCATTTTATTAGCCATTTTTTGATTTTCCTAAAATCTATTACTTATTAATAATGAATCTactccaaaatctttttttttttttttttttagatggagtcatgccctgtcacccaggctggagtgcagtggcacgatctcagctcactgcagtctctgcctcctgagttccagcgattctcctgcctcagcctcccgagtagactagctgggattataggcgcatgccaccacgcccagctaatttttgtatttttagtagagacggggtttcatgatgttgaccaggctggtctcgaactcctgacctcaggtgatccgcctgcctcagccttccaaagtgctgggattacaggcgtgagccactgtgcccggcctctactCCAAATTCTAAGTACTATACTGTTTtggttttaaatatcatttttggTTAAAGGGCCccatttaaattgtttaaatgaaataaatacatcCAAAGTAAATACactgtgaaaaatacattttaatccaAAAGTTTTGAATATTAGCACTTAGTTATTTACAATCAATTTCACTATACCCTTTGTGAATAAAGAGATAATTATGTACGTGTAGCTACCTACAGTTGTTTCTTTCCAACTCAAACACCATAACTATGTGGAAAAAGGGTAAGAGTTAAAGCTGCTGCAGCTCAAAATCATTACAATCAACTTAGATTCTGCAAATTTTCCCAGGGTTGAAAAATGCTGGTTAAATCAGGACAAAAGAGGAGGCAAGTGAGtacaccccactcctctcccatTTTACGTGTTGCTCCCTTACTTAACTGGCAAAGACCTGCACCTGAATTCTAGACAATTTCATATACAACAGGCCTCTTATTACGGGTCCATAGCAGATGGTTTAGGGTAGATGTTTTAAAGATATCAATGCTAATGGCCTACCAATGACTTTCATGACCTCCCAATATTCGTTTTAATGGTAGTCAAGAAACTATCAAGCAGGAAGCCTGATCTCAACATGTTTCCTCTGTGGCTTTGGTGAAGCTGACTATCTGCAGTATAAAATCTTATGGTTTGATCGAAGTCTCATTTTTGACTAGAAACAGTAAAGAGCAGCTTTATTAAGATCAATGGAATGGTTCTGAATGCCTGTTTGCTACAGAAGGATTAaatgaaagttttttcttttttttttttttttttttgagacagagtcttgctctatcacccaggctagagtacagtggcacgatctcagcttactgcaatctccacctcccgacttcaagcaattctcctgcctcagcctcccgaatagctgggattacaggcatgcaccgtaacacccaactaatttttgtatatttagtagagacagggtttcatcatgttggccaggctggtcctgaactcctgacctcaagtgattccactcaggcctcccaaagtgccaggattacaggcgtgagccactgcgcctggcctagatgaaagtttttaaaagccTGGGCTAATAAAATCATCCACCAATCATTTTTCTTATGGTTAAAGCAGCCAAAAAGCTGTCACAGCATTTTTGAGATGAGAACATAAGGCTTGTGTGGCTTTATGATAGATACTGTCATTTTATTTGATTAAGCCCTTGGTCAGTCATCTATACCTTAATTAATATTTTGTTCTTATAGAAAAATACAATCCATTTTATGAGTTTCTAGAAataaataatggagaaaaatagaTACTACCTGTTCCTAATGGTCTCTCTGGAAATTACAGCTTTTGCCTAGGAAGATACACATATAGAACATAATTtaagttcaaaatatattt
This DNA window, taken from Pongo pygmaeus isolate AG05252 chromosome 6, NHGRI_mPonPyg2-v2.0_pri, whole genome shotgun sequence, encodes the following:
- the ERVW-1 gene encoding syncytin-1, with translation MALPYHIFLFTVLLPSFTFTAPPPCRCMTSSSPYQEFLWRMHHPGNIDAPSYRSFSKGTPTFTAHTHMPRNCYNSATLCMHGNTHYWTGKMINPSCPGGLGVTVCWTYFTHTGMSDGGGVQDEAREKHVKEVISQLTQVHSTSSPYKGLDLSKLHETLRTHTRLVSLFNTTLTGLHEVSAQNPTNCWMCLPLAFRPYVSIPVPEQWNNFSTEINTTSVLVGPLVSNLEITHTSNLTCVKFSNTTNTTNSQCIRWVTPPTQVVCLPSGIFFVCGTSAYRCLNGSSESMCFLSFLVPPMTIYTEQDLYNYVVSKPRNKRVPILPFVMAAGVLGALGTGIGGITTSTQFYYKLSQELNGDMERVADSLVTLQDQLNSIAAVVLQNRRALDLLTAERGGTCLFLGEECCYYVNQSGIVTEKVKEIRDRIQRRAEELRNIGPWGLFSQWMPWILPFLGPLAAIILLLLFGPCIFNLLVNFVSSRIEAVKLQMEPKMQSKTKIYHRPLDWPASPRSDVNDIKGTPPEEISTAQPLLRPNSAGSS